AAAAAAGGGATTTACCGCCCCTTTGAGTCGCAAAACTTTATTTCCCTATCAAAGCGCTTTAAATCAGCCCTCCTTTTTCCCGTGCCTGGAAGCCTCACTGATAAACCGCTACAGGATAAAACCTATCTATATGCAGTGTATGTTGAAGAAGGATATGATGTGCACATGCAAGGCATTGTCAGCAGTCTGATCAATGCCCATACTTCAGAAAAGGACTTGTTAAGCGCCTTTAAAAAAGCCAATCCACATTTAAGTAAAGAACAAGTGGAGGATCACATAAAGAAAATCACCGTCATTCAGAATATAATGAATATAAGCCTTGAAGATGCTGTGATGATGTATGCAGAGGAAATCGTTTGTAAATCCATTCCTCGCGAACAGATTATTGCAGCAGTAGAAGTTGATCGGCAGCTCAGATTAAATGATGAGAATCAACCCAGTGGAACCTTTAAACTAAAAACCGAAGTGACCGTTAATGAGGATTGCACACGACCCGAGAAAACCATTAAGCAGGTTGAAGACTTTCTAAAACAGGAAATTAAAATAAATCAACAAGCCTATGACAACAAGCCTATGAGCAGGGCGCGGTGGCCAAAGATAAAACGATCCCTGAGCCAGAGGAAGGGTTTCATTCTGGCTTTAATATCGGTTTAAAATAATAAAAACGATAAATTGTTGTGCTTTTTGCTTTAACTACATCCATATTTGCTTGACCACTAAATATTGGGGTCTTCTTCATTTCTGTTTTTTGTTCGGCACAAAGGTTATTATAGGTCATTAAAACTTTAACTCTTTATGTACCAGCCTTAATATGAAAATTATTACGTCCATTCATTTTTTTATAAGCACCCTCTTTATTATTAATAAATTGGGGTATGCATTTTCTTGTCATGAGCCACAGATCATCCATCAAAAACCAATTCAATTTAATAAAGAGCGGATTGCTTTAACTCGTGAATATCAATTAACTCATTATGGTATCGATTCAGAATCAATTGAAATTGAGCCAAGAATGATTGTAGCACATTGGACCTGCATACCCAGTTTGGATGTTACTTTTCGTATCTTTGATTCTCCAGCTTTACCGAAAAATTCGCCACGACGGAGTGATATACCTGGGGAGTTAAATGTTTCGAGTCATTTTTTAGTTGACCGGGATGGAAGTATCTATCAGCTTATGCCAGAAACCTGGATGGCCAGGCATGTTATTGGTCTGAATCATTATGCAATTGGCATTGAAAATATTGGGGGCTTTGAGGGAAAAGATGATTTAACAGAAGAACAAGCCCGAGCAAATGCTTATCTGGTATGCTATTTAACGAAAAAATACCCCACAATAACGCATGTTATTGGGCATAATGATTATTTGAATTTTAAAAAAACCTCTTTGTGGCTTGAAAAAGATCCAACCTACCAAACCGATAAAACAGATCCAGGGCCAGTATTTGTTAATAAAATAAAGAAATTAATTTCCAGGTCATGAGATAAAAATTACTTAATGTATCTAATGTGGGATTTAGTAAGGTATATTTTTATTCACGCAGAAATCATTATCGTACAATAAGCAAAGTTCTTGCTGGTTGAGAAGTACCAAATTTTTTGAAGCACTCAGCTCCTATTGATTGCATAGCGGCACATGGAAATATGGAATGAGTAGAGTCACTTGCAATCTGAATCGTAAACATCTTCCCATTCGAGCATGCTACATTCCAATATGCTGAGTCGTATAAGTCCACTCCCTGGAAAAAGGATTCGATAGCGAGACAAGGCTCACCTGCTGCATTAATAATGTTACTTAATATTTGGGTTTTTTGATCAGACGATCTACTCAGCAAGATCTCATTTGCAACATTAGCATAGGTACTCGAAGCAATTATCGCCATTATCCATCCACCAATAACAGTCATCATAAACTTACTCATAGTGTATCCTTACTTTGAGCCGCATCGACCGAATATATCTGGCCTATATGATGTAATTGTAGGATACGCAACCCATTTCCACACTGATAGGGGTAATTAGGAAGGGGGAACATGTATTCAGTATATGAATAATATAAAGAGCAGCAGCAGAATAATAACTTTACACTGATGCATCTCCAATTTTATGTAAATCCTGCTCTCCAAAAATAGCTGAAGGGTACGTATAATATTTAAACTCCAATAAGTTATTGCTGGGATCTTTAAGAAAAAAGGAATGTAATGCGCTATGATGAGTAAAATATTCTACGATATAACCATTGGTTAAGTACTATAAGAGAATAGCCGCGATGATTATTGAGATAAAAGTTATTTTAGGTGGGATGTTACTTGGATTTGCTGCCGGCCTTATGTTGTTGGTCCGCGGCCAAATACTTGGCTGCAGCGGCATACTTTTTCGTTCATGGAATGTTATGACGCATAGGCCTAATGTTGATAATATTTTATTTATCTTGGGGTTGTTTATAAGTGGAATAGTTTTTAACTACATGCAGACGGTACCCAATCCCATATCTGTTTTCAAAACCGCTCCATGGGTACTATTTATTGGTGGTATCTTGGTTGGTGGCGGTACTTATCTGGGTAGCGGTTGTACAAGCGGACATGGTTTATGTGGCCTGTCACTTTTGCGCAAACGGTCAATAACCGCGGTGGGAATTTTTTTTCCTACTGCAATAATCACTTCATGGTTAGTACATTAAGGAGTAGGGATGCGAGGGCTAATCTCGTTAATAGCGGGTTTGATATTTGGTTCTGGTTTGATTTTAACAGGAATGTATAGTCCAGATATTATCATTGCCGGGCTAAAAATCGGGGCTGAGACGTTCAAGGTTAACTTGTACGCCACTTTTTTTACCGCTTTATCGGTTACTTTTGTATTGTTCCAATTACGCAGATGGCTGGTAAAACCTTTACTGAACCAAAGTTATGAACTCCCCACCCAGGAACAGATTGATTGGCAGCTGATTGCTGGCGCCGGAGTTTTTGGAGTCGGCTGGGGTCTGACTGGAATTTGTCCTGGTCCTAATGTAGTGGGGCTTGGCATTTATTCCTGGCCATTTTATTGGATAAACTTTACTGGCCTCATTATTGGTTTTTTGTTATTGCATTATTTAACTGGCAAATTTATCGGCTCAAAACATTAATATCATATCTTCGTTGAGGCCTTGTTCGATACCCTAATTACTTAGCGAGTGTCGTATAATGTTCTCGGCGAACTACACCGTATTCTGATGCCAGTCTGTTGTGTGCCCCTCTTACTTTCAGCATCTTACTCAAATGTATTCACATAAACTATTTGCTTCGAATTGAGGGCAGTATGCTTAAGGACGGCGAAATTTTCAGCCCCATAGTCTTTGAATTCGCGAATCATCCTTACCGAAGACAACGACTATTTTTCGGGCTTCTTGGATCAGTGATGTCACTAAATATAGTAGAAATTATTTTACTTCGATGAATATCAATCATTTTTAAAAATCTGTTTTTAATGGAACAAATGGTAACCAATTTTATTCAGTTTGCAATTTTAATATGCGCTTGTGCCCTGGGAAGCCAATTCAATTTGGAAGCTGTTAATAAATTGATAATTTAACTTTGCTAAACTATAAATATAACTTGCTAAACTTTATTTAAAAACAGAGTATCAAGAGGCGAAAAATATGGCTAATTTCACTTTGTTTGCTTATGGTACCGGGGAAACGCATACTACCATCCATAATATAATATCCCAATTTTCTAATGCATGCGTTAGTGAAAAAACCATTCTAGACGGTCCTAACATGCTGGGCCTTGAAGTTCAGGCTAATGCGGAACAAGGAACCAAACGCATCCTTGAGTGGCTAAAAGCACAAACTGATGATAAAAACAGCATAAACCTGACCGGATTTAGTCGTGGCTCAGTAACCTGCATTCGCATTGCCAATTTATTACAAAGTAAAAAAAATGATTTAGAGAAGCAAAAGAGTCAAAATCAAGGAAATCTGGGTGCAGAAGATGAAAATCTGCTCAAACGCCTAAACCAGCTCGACTTAAATCTGTTTCTAATGGACCCCGTGGCAGGCCTGACTGATAAAAGTGCTAAAGAGAGCAGGATAATTCCAGAGATGGTTTCCAGTTATGTGGCTGTGTTACAAAAAGACGAACGACGACCTGATTTTAAACCTCAGGATATGACGCGCATCGTGGTAGCCAATCCCCAAAAAACCAAAATGACTATGCTACCGCTGTATGGAAATCATTCTGATACTACCAAAATTAAAGACACAGGGATGGAAAGTGGACCTAAATTAGTATGGTATACCCTACATCAGTTTTTAACCCAAAAAGGCACCCAATTTGCCGAAGATAAAATACCCCCCATCGCCTTCAGTGAGAAACATTCCGATAAGAAAAAGCAAATAAAACCTATTGAGGATCTGACACCAGAGAAACCTGACGCGAAGGAATTATTGAAATTATTTGCTGAGCATCATCAAAACCGCAAAGCCTATCTCAAATCAGGCACAGCTGCTAAACTTTTTGACGGTATACCCGCTCCCAGAACCGAAAGAACGCTAAATCAACATGGCAGATATTATGTTAAAAACTCAGCGTTTTTTATCAACCAATTAGAGCGTGAACTTTTTAAAATTGCCTATCCCAAATCTTTTAACTATTTGTTTGAAAAAAACCTTAAAGACCCACGTTTTCCAGATGATAGCGAAAATTCAAAAGAATTGGTGAGAACTGAGTTGGAGCAGATAGAAAAAAATAATCCTGGGTTATTTAAACGTCTCAGGCATTATGGGGTCGAAAATTCCTCACAAGGAATCACTTTGGGCGGCCCTCGTGGCTATAATTATCTTGAACCGTGCATGAGCATGCAGCAATTACTTCCTGATTTAGTACCTGCTTTAGTAAAAGAACATGCGGAACAAATGAATAAATTACCTTTACTCGAACAGGAAGTATACCGCGTTACTTTTCAATACGAGCGAGAAAAAGGAGAACTTAGTTTTTCCGAGGATAGGTCTAAAGCAGAACGCGCACAGCAAATACGTAAAGAGGTCAATAATCTGATCAACAATGGAACGGAATCTACAGATCAAAAATACGAGCGTGTGCTGGACAAGCTGGAGCAGCATTTCAAAGAGTTAATCCTGAGCAATAGTTCCTCTGATTTAATCCATATGGTAGGAAAAATATTAGCAAAACATGATCGTAACTATGCGGTTAAACAATCCTTGACTAATGAACTTATGGTGACATTAGTTTATAGCACACTTTCCCTAGCCAAAGAAGCCGTTCGTTTTGCGGGTAACCTGGGCTATGTGGGAGGATATTCGTTGTATGCAGTTGGAGCGGCCGTCGAGGCAATTGGTGTCCGGGCTAATGAGTTAATAGGAGATATTGGCTATAACCCTTTGAAACTTGTAGGAGCAATGTGTGCCACTTTGCTTGAGGGCGTTGGCTTTCTGATTAAACATAGCTTTGGCCTAAGGCCTTTAACCCAGTTTTTGACTAATGGGATAAAAGGGATTAGAGATAGCCTGACTCAAGCGATTAACACCACTACTATTGAAAAAATAAATCCGGAGCTTATTAAAACCCTGGAGTCCGAGGTCGAAGAGGCATCCATTCCTATACTCCCTCATGGAGAAGGTTCTAAAACAACTTTCGCAGAGTTTAAACAAGCAGTAACTGAGCTCAGGTCAGATACTAAAGAGGACACCAAGTCAGAACTTAGT
The sequence above is drawn from the Legionella antarctica genome and encodes:
- a CDS encoding N-acetylmuramoyl-L-alanine amidase, with amino-acid sequence MKIITSIHFFISTLFIINKLGYAFSCHEPQIIHQKPIQFNKERIALTREYQLTHYGIDSESIEIEPRMIVAHWTCIPSLDVTFRIFDSPALPKNSPRRSDIPGELNVSSHFLVDRDGSIYQLMPETWMARHVIGLNHYAIGIENIGGFEGKDDLTEEQARANAYLVCYLTKKYPTITHVIGHNDYLNFKKTSLWLEKDPTYQTDKTDPGPVFVNKIKKLISRS
- a CDS encoding YeeE/YedE family protein; this encodes MIIEIKVILGGMLLGFAAGLMLLVRGQILGCSGILFRSWNVMTHRPNVDNILFILGLFISGIVFNYMQTVPNPISVFKTAPWVLFIGGILVGGGTYLGSGCTSGHGLCGLSLLRKRSITAVGIFFPTAIITSWLVH
- a CDS encoding DUF6691 family protein, producing the protein MRGLISLIAGLIFGSGLILTGMYSPDIIIAGLKIGAETFKVNLYATFFTALSVTFVLFQLRRWLVKPLLNQSYELPTQEQIDWQLIAGAGVFGVGWGLTGICPGPNVVGLGIYSWPFYWINFTGLIIGFLLLHYLTGKFIGSKH
- a CDS encoding DUF5621 domain-containing protein, with product MANFTLFAYGTGETHTTIHNIISQFSNACVSEKTILDGPNMLGLEVQANAEQGTKRILEWLKAQTDDKNSINLTGFSRGSVTCIRIANLLQSKKNDLEKQKSQNQGNLGAEDENLLKRLNQLDLNLFLMDPVAGLTDKSAKESRIIPEMVSSYVAVLQKDERRPDFKPQDMTRIVVANPQKTKMTMLPLYGNHSDTTKIKDTGMESGPKLVWYTLHQFLTQKGTQFAEDKIPPIAFSEKHSDKKKQIKPIEDLTPEKPDAKELLKLFAEHHQNRKAYLKSGTAAKLFDGIPAPRTERTLNQHGRYYVKNSAFFINQLERELFKIAYPKSFNYLFEKNLKDPRFPDDSENSKELVRTELEQIEKNNPGLFKRLRHYGVENSSQGITLGGPRGYNYLEPCMSMQQLLPDLVPALVKEHAEQMNKLPLLEQEVYRVTFQYEREKGELSFSEDRSKAERAQQIRKEVNNLINNGTESTDQKYERVLDKLEQHFKELILSNSSSDLIHMVGKILAKHDRNYAVKQSLTNELMVTLVYSTLSLAKEAVRFAGNLGYVGGYSLYAVGAAVEAIGVRANELIGDIGYNPLKLVGAMCATLLEGVGFLIKHSFGLRPLTQFLTNGIKGIRDSLTQAINTTTIEKINPELIKTLESEVEEASIPILPHGEGSKTTFAEFKQAVTELRSDTKEDTKSELSDNHDFQPLPNPP